The following proteins come from a genomic window of Yinghuangia sp. ASG 101:
- a CDS encoding electron transfer flavoprotein subunit alpha/FixB family protein gives MRPVLVLVESHEESVRDRTFELLTIARRLGDPVAVVRHPADAASVAALGRYGAKRVCVVESAVPDAGPVAVAVEGLAELAWQMAVSAVLTGAGREGREVAARTSVRLGAGIVTGAVDVHPGPDGPVTVQNVCDGAYRVESVVRGDTPVITVAPGAVAAAPAPVVPVVERVRVRPAEPARAVRVLARTPKRRRPAVSGAAVVVAGGRGVGSADGFALIEKVADALGAAVGGTHAAADLGWCAHDALIGQTGAIVHPRLYLACGISGSVHHRAGMRHASTIVAIDTDPSAPIFRIADVGVVGDLHEVLPALLAELDRGRRGRSPWEA, from the coding sequence ATGCGCCCTGTGCTCGTGCTCGTCGAAAGCCACGAGGAGTCCGTCCGCGACCGGACGTTCGAACTCCTCACGATCGCACGGCGGTTGGGTGACCCGGTGGCGGTCGTCCGGCACCCTGCCGATGCCGCGTCCGTCGCCGCGTTGGGCCGGTACGGCGCGAAGCGCGTGTGCGTCGTGGAGTCCGCGGTGCCGGACGCCGGACCGGTCGCGGTGGCCGTCGAAGGCCTGGCCGAACTCGCGTGGCAGATGGCGGTGTCGGCCGTGCTGACCGGCGCGGGGCGCGAGGGCCGCGAGGTCGCGGCCCGGACGTCGGTGCGGCTCGGTGCCGGGATCGTCACGGGCGCGGTGGACGTACACCCGGGGCCGGACGGACCAGTCACCGTGCAGAACGTGTGCGACGGCGCGTACCGCGTCGAATCGGTGGTGCGCGGCGACACACCGGTGATCACGGTCGCCCCGGGCGCGGTCGCCGCAGCACCGGCACCGGTCGTGCCCGTCGTCGAGCGCGTGCGGGTGCGTCCGGCCGAACCCGCCCGCGCGGTACGGGTGCTGGCCCGGACGCCCAAGCGGCGACGCCCCGCGGTCTCGGGTGCGGCGGTCGTCGTCGCGGGCGGGCGCGGGGTGGGCTCGGCGGACGGGTTCGCCCTCATCGAGAAGGTCGCGGACGCACTCGGCGCCGCGGTCGGCGGCACCCACGCGGCGGCCGATCTGGGGTGGTGCGCGCACGACGCGCTGATCGGCCAGACGGGAGCGATCGTGCACCCGCGCCTGTATCTGGCGTGCGGGATCTCCGGGTCGGTGCACCACCGGGCCGGGATGCGGCACGCGTCGACGATCGTGGCGATCGACACCGACCCGTCGGCGCCGATCTTCCGGATCGCCGACGTCGGCGTGGTGGGCGATCTGCACGAGGTTCTTCCGGCGCTGCTCGCGGAGTTGGACCGCGGGCGGCGGGGCCGATCTCCGTGGGAGGCGTAA
- a CDS encoding (Fe-S)-binding protein — translation MAVRLVIGLAITAVAFALAGYRVLTLVRLGRTGQAVEPDRTRDVGTRLRAVATEVLGQRKLLQWTGAGVAHFAVFWGFVILGATILEGYGALFDKDFHIPLIGRQAWLGALEDAFVVAVLCGIAAFAAIRWRQSPDKAGRGSRFFGSHTGAAWLVLLMIFNVMWTLLLFRGAQVHAGTFPYQDGAFASEAVGDLLSPLGHDATELLEHAALLLSLAVVLTFLVLVVYSKHLHIFLAPLNVLFSRRPRALGALQPVRSRGREVDFEDPDEEDSIGRGVIEDFTWKGLLDFGTCTECGRCQSQCPAWNTGKPLSPKLLIMALRDHALAKAPYLLAGSEQARDALPEPQAAEAVRPLVGTADQRGVIDPDILWSCVTCGACVEQCPVDIEHVDHIVDMRRYQVMIESAFPKEAASMMRNLERRGDPWGRGKKARMEWAAGLPFEVRVLDGGEIPSDAEYLYWVGCAGSLDDHARKTSRAVAELLHEAGVGFAVLGRDEGCTGDAARRMGNELLFHELARQNVETLDAAFGDRAAKKIVVTCAHCFNALGNEYPQLGGHYEVVHHTELLARLVAEGRLVPAEPVDAAVTYHDPCYLGRHNRVFSPPREILGSVPGVRLTEMPRSRERSFCCGAGGARMWMEETLGTRINETRTDEALSTAPDLVTAACPYCIVMLTDGVATRKQEGKAAESVRVTDVSEVLLRSIRRRDGMAPSAANGSAPADAEAGAEGPPAHGNGTGTGTGTGNGNGNSARKSGTGSAAPDAASSDTS, via the coding sequence GTGGCAGTACGACTCGTCATCGGACTCGCGATCACGGCGGTGGCGTTCGCGTTGGCCGGATACCGCGTCCTGACCCTCGTCCGGCTCGGCCGTACCGGGCAGGCGGTGGAACCGGACCGGACCCGTGACGTGGGGACCCGGCTGCGGGCCGTCGCCACCGAGGTACTGGGCCAGCGCAAGCTCCTGCAGTGGACCGGCGCCGGGGTCGCGCACTTCGCGGTCTTCTGGGGGTTCGTGATCCTCGGTGCGACGATTCTCGAAGGCTACGGCGCGTTGTTCGACAAAGACTTCCACATCCCGCTGATCGGCAGGCAGGCGTGGCTCGGCGCGTTGGAGGACGCCTTCGTCGTCGCGGTGCTGTGCGGCATCGCGGCGTTCGCGGCGATCCGGTGGCGTCAGTCGCCGGACAAGGCGGGCCGGGGCTCGCGGTTCTTCGGATCGCACACGGGGGCGGCGTGGCTCGTCCTGCTCATGATCTTCAACGTGATGTGGACGCTGCTGCTGTTCCGCGGCGCGCAGGTCCACGCGGGCACCTTCCCGTACCAGGACGGCGCGTTCGCGTCGGAGGCGGTCGGCGACCTGCTGTCGCCCCTGGGGCACGACGCGACGGAACTCCTCGAACATGCGGCGCTGTTGCTGTCGCTGGCGGTGGTGCTGACGTTCCTCGTGCTGGTCGTGTACTCCAAGCACCTGCACATCTTCCTCGCGCCGTTGAACGTGCTGTTCTCGCGCCGCCCCCGCGCGCTCGGCGCGCTGCAGCCGGTGCGCTCGCGGGGCAGGGAGGTCGACTTCGAGGACCCCGACGAAGAGGACAGCATCGGGCGCGGCGTGATCGAGGACTTCACGTGGAAGGGGCTGCTGGATTTCGGGACGTGCACCGAATGCGGGCGCTGCCAGTCGCAGTGCCCGGCGTGGAACACCGGGAAGCCGCTGAGCCCGAAACTGCTCATCATGGCGTTGCGGGACCACGCGCTGGCGAAGGCGCCGTACCTGCTGGCGGGTTCGGAGCAAGCCCGCGACGCGCTGCCGGAGCCGCAGGCCGCCGAGGCGGTACGGCCGTTGGTCGGTACGGCGGACCAACGGGGCGTCATCGACCCCGACATCCTGTGGTCGTGTGTCACATGCGGCGCGTGTGTGGAGCAGTGCCCGGTCGACATCGAACACGTGGACCACATCGTCGACATGCGGCGCTACCAGGTGATGATCGAGTCGGCGTTCCCCAAGGAGGCGGCGTCGATGATGCGCAACCTGGAGCGTCGGGGCGACCCGTGGGGACGCGGCAAGAAGGCGCGCATGGAGTGGGCCGCCGGACTCCCGTTCGAGGTCCGGGTGTTGGACGGCGGGGAGATCCCGTCCGATGCCGAGTACCTGTATTGGGTGGGCTGCGCGGGTTCGCTGGACGACCACGCGAGGAAAACGAGCCGCGCGGTCGCCGAGCTGCTGCACGAAGCCGGCGTCGGATTCGCGGTGTTGGGCCGTGACGAGGGCTGTACGGGCGACGCCGCACGACGCATGGGCAACGAGCTTCTGTTCCACGAACTCGCCCGGCAGAACGTCGAGACGCTGGACGCCGCCTTCGGCGACCGCGCCGCGAAGAAGATCGTGGTCACCTGCGCGCACTGCTTCAACGCGCTGGGCAACGAGTACCCGCAGCTCGGCGGGCACTACGAAGTCGTCCACCACACCGAGCTGTTGGCGCGTCTGGTGGCCGAAGGGCGGTTGGTTCCGGCGGAGCCGGTGGACGCGGCGGTGACCTACCACGACCCGTGCTATCTCGGCCGGCACAACCGGGTGTTCAGCCCGCCGAGGGAAATCCTCGGCAGCGTTCCGGGAGTTCGGCTCACCGAGATGCCGCGCAGCCGCGAACGGTCGTTCTGCTGTGGGGCGGGCGGCGCCCGGATGTGGATGGAGGAGACGCTCGGCACGCGCATCAACGAGACGCGCACGGACGAGGCGCTGAGCACCGCACCCGACCTGGTGACCGCCGCGTGCCCCTACTGCATCGTGATGCTCACCGACGGGGTCGCGACCCGCAAACAGGAGGGCAAGGCGGCGGAGTCGGTGCGGGTGACCGACGTGTCGGAGGTGTTGTTGAGGTCGATCCGCCGCCGCGACGGCATGGCTCCGTCGGCGGCGAACGGCTCGGCGCCCGCAGACGCGGAGGCCGGGGCCGAGGGCCCGCCCGCACACGGCAACGGCACCGGCACCGGCACCGGCACCGGCAACGGCAACGGCAACAGTGCCCGCAAGAGCGGAACCGGCAGCGCGGCACCCGACGCGGCTTCCTCGGACACCTCATGA
- a CDS encoding glycerophosphodiester phosphodiesterase, whose product MRRTLPALGLAGAMLAALVAVPAAAAQNDTASDRGRPKADPIVIAHRGASGYRPEHTLEAYRLAIRLGADYIEPDLVSTKDGVLVARHENEISGTTDVASHPEFTARKTTKTIDGTAVTGWFTEDFTLAELKTLRAKERLPQVRPTNTAFDGTLEIPTLQEVIDLARTESKRVGRTIGIYPETKHPTYFQSIGLPLEEPLVAALDKNRLNTKNAQVIIQSFETANLRKLDKMTKVKLAQLMDASGKPYDFVVSGDPRTYQDLTTPANLAWIGSYADGIGATKNLIVPRDASGGLLPATNLVRDAHRVGLIVHAWTFRAENQFLPTDFRIGDDPNARGDITSEYELFYGLGLDGVFSDHPDTAVAAREGR is encoded by the coding sequence TTGCGACGCACTCTTCCCGCCCTCGGGCTGGCCGGCGCCATGCTCGCCGCCTTGGTGGCCGTGCCGGCCGCCGCGGCCCAGAATGACACCGCGTCCGATCGCGGACGCCCGAAGGCCGACCCGATCGTGATCGCCCACCGCGGCGCGAGCGGCTACCGTCCCGAGCACACCCTGGAGGCGTACCGCCTGGCGATCCGCCTCGGCGCCGACTACATCGAGCCGGACCTGGTGTCGACCAAGGACGGCGTGCTGGTCGCCCGGCACGAGAACGAGATCTCCGGCACCACCGACGTCGCGTCGCACCCGGAGTTCACCGCGCGCAAGACGACCAAGACGATCGACGGCACCGCGGTGACCGGCTGGTTCACCGAGGACTTCACGCTCGCGGAGCTGAAGACGCTGCGCGCCAAGGAGCGGCTGCCGCAGGTCCGCCCGACGAACACCGCGTTCGACGGCACGCTGGAGATCCCGACGCTCCAGGAGGTCATCGACCTCGCCCGCACCGAGAGCAAGCGCGTGGGCCGGACCATCGGCATCTACCCGGAGACCAAGCACCCGACGTACTTCCAGTCGATCGGTCTGCCGCTGGAGGAGCCGCTGGTCGCCGCGCTGGACAAGAACCGGCTGAACACCAAGAACGCCCAGGTGATCATCCAGTCGTTCGAGACGGCCAACCTGCGCAAGCTCGACAAGATGACCAAGGTCAAGCTCGCCCAGCTGATGGACGCGAGCGGCAAGCCGTACGACTTCGTCGTCTCCGGCGACCCGCGCACCTACCAGGACCTGACGACGCCCGCGAACCTCGCGTGGATCGGCTCGTACGCGGACGGCATCGGCGCCACCAAGAACCTCATCGTGCCGCGCGACGCGTCCGGCGGGCTCCTTCCCGCGACGAACCTGGTCCGGGACGCCCACCGGGTCGGCCTCATCGTGCACGCGTGGACGTTCCGCGCCGAGAACCAGTTCCTGCCCACCGACTTCCGTATCGGCGACGACCCCAACGCCCGGGGCGACATCACGTCGGAGTACGAACTGTTCTACGGCCTCGGCCTGGACGGCGTGTTCAGCGACCACCCGGACACCGCCGTCGCGGCTCGCGAAGGACGGTGA
- a CDS encoding electron transfer flavoprotein subunit beta/FixA family protein, which produces MKVVVLVKHVPDEAADRLSGTGVFAPDMTVDRAALTCRLDALDENAVEQAMRVARRRLDVQILAVTMGPTGARRSLARALALGADEGVHVCDDALHGSDARATSLVLAAVVARVGFDLVVCGAASSDSGMSVVPAMVAERLGVPVASDADTMWVGEDEVVVRRDADGCVEEIAAPLPAVVSVTERAGEPRYPSFRAMVEARQKAVRTWSLADLRIGPDAVGHRAAATVVRSVAPYPSERPGLLIDGAAPDAAARLAGYLTEHQLI; this is translated from the coding sequence GTGAAAGTTGTGGTGTTGGTCAAGCACGTGCCCGACGAAGCGGCCGATCGACTTTCCGGCACCGGGGTGTTCGCCCCCGACATGACCGTCGACCGGGCCGCGTTGACCTGCCGGCTCGACGCACTGGACGAGAACGCGGTCGAGCAGGCGATGCGCGTCGCACGGCGAAGGCTCGACGTCCAGATCCTCGCGGTCACGATGGGGCCGACGGGGGCGCGGCGGTCGTTGGCGCGGGCGCTCGCGCTCGGGGCCGACGAGGGCGTGCACGTGTGCGACGACGCCTTGCACGGCTCGGACGCCCGGGCAACGTCGTTGGTACTGGCGGCGGTTGTCGCCCGGGTGGGGTTCGACCTCGTGGTGTGCGGTGCGGCGTCGTCGGATTCGGGGATGTCCGTGGTGCCCGCGATGGTGGCCGAGCGCCTGGGCGTCCCGGTCGCGAGCGACGCCGACACGATGTGGGTCGGCGAGGACGAAGTCGTCGTACGCCGCGACGCCGACGGCTGTGTGGAGGAGATCGCGGCGCCGTTGCCGGCCGTGGTCTCGGTGACCGAACGGGCGGGAGAGCCGAGGTATCCGTCCTTCCGGGCGATGGTCGAGGCTCGCCAAAAGGCGGTGCGCACATGGTCGTTGGCCGATCTGCGGATCGGTCCGGACGCCGTGGGGCATCGGGCGGCGGCGACGGTCGTGCGCTCGGTGGCGCCGTATCCGAGTGAGCGCCCCGGTCTGCTGATCGACGGCGCGGCACCCGACGCGGCGGCCCGGCTCGCCGGCTATCTGACGGAGCACCAGTTGATCTGA
- a CDS encoding aminotransferase-like domain-containing protein has product MDQDLGWWVRIGLDGWHTRDGPRYRQIAATLADTIERRLVGTGVRLPAERLVAQALGVSRGTAVRAYDDLAQSGLVERRQGAGTFVRPKPPWTHTAHRTPYGPDQPRVTLPAQHARRDRDTIDLSFPVPAGTGHLPLVEPLSLAELGEAADGGHGLGEPAGLRTLREALATHLTHRVGVATSPDQLIVTSGAQQAISLIVEAMVPPGRTIIAGCPAYAGLAAAVALRRGRMVGVPVDHHGIDVHAVDRAASHTHAPVIYVDSAAHDPTGAVLSRLRAERLLSVARRRDALIVEDLSQAGLGLVATAPNGEPARPLVASDTSVIAIGSLSRTFWAGLRIGWLRAPTPLRGRFLRLRAALDLAPSVPAQVMATRLLTAVDTAWYEGVRRALRARRDLLLDCLERRLPAWTPQIPAAGPSTWVTLPLPETDTFAHRAAEDHGIVVTPASALCFDSRHRDALRLSYAASSTTLRAAVDRLADAWEEHNRRRGAGTP; this is encoded by the coding sequence GTGGACCAGGATCTCGGATGGTGGGTGCGCATCGGTCTGGACGGCTGGCACACCCGGGACGGCCCGCGTTACCGGCAGATCGCCGCGACGCTCGCCGACACCATCGAACGCCGCCTCGTCGGCACCGGCGTGCGCCTGCCCGCGGAACGCCTGGTCGCCCAGGCCCTCGGCGTGAGCCGGGGCACGGCGGTCCGCGCCTACGACGACCTGGCCCAGAGCGGGCTCGTCGAACGGCGCCAGGGCGCGGGCACGTTCGTCCGCCCCAAACCGCCGTGGACGCACACCGCGCACCGGACGCCGTACGGTCCCGACCAGCCCCGCGTGACCCTGCCGGCGCAACACGCCCGGCGTGACCGCGACACGATCGACCTGTCGTTCCCCGTCCCCGCCGGAACCGGGCATCTGCCGCTCGTCGAACCCCTGTCGCTCGCCGAGTTGGGCGAAGCGGCCGACGGCGGCCACGGTCTCGGCGAACCGGCGGGGCTGCGCACGCTGCGCGAAGCCCTCGCCACCCACCTGACCCACCGCGTCGGAGTCGCCACCAGCCCCGACCAACTGATCGTCACCTCCGGTGCGCAGCAGGCTATTTCGCTGATCGTCGAGGCGATGGTGCCCCCGGGCCGCACGATCATCGCCGGCTGTCCCGCGTACGCCGGACTGGCCGCCGCCGTCGCGCTCCGCCGAGGGCGCATGGTCGGTGTGCCGGTCGACCACCACGGCATCGACGTCCACGCGGTCGACCGCGCCGCGTCCCACACCCACGCACCGGTGATCTACGTCGACTCCGCCGCGCACGACCCCACCGGCGCGGTACTGAGCCGCCTGCGCGCCGAACGCCTCCTCAGCGTCGCGCGCCGCCGCGACGCGCTGATCGTCGAGGACCTGTCGCAGGCCGGGCTCGGCCTGGTCGCGACGGCCCCGAACGGCGAGCCCGCGCGTCCTCTCGTCGCCTCGGACACCTCGGTGATCGCGATCGGCTCGCTGTCGCGCACGTTCTGGGCGGGCCTGCGCATCGGCTGGCTGCGCGCCCCCACACCGCTGCGCGGGCGGTTCCTGCGCCTGCGCGCCGCTCTCGACCTCGCGCCGAGCGTCCCCGCGCAGGTCATGGCGACGCGGCTGCTCACCGCCGTCGACACCGCGTGGTACGAGGGCGTCCGCCGCGCTCTGCGCGCCCGGCGCGACCTGCTCCTGGACTGCCTGGAGCGCCGCCTGCCCGCGTGGACCCCGCAGATCCCCGCGGCCGGTCCGTCCACGTGGGTCACCCTCCCGCTCCCCGAGACCGACACCTTCGCCCACCGGGCCGCCGAAGACCACGGCATCGTCGTCACCCCCGCCAGCGCCCTGTGCTTCGACAGCCGCCACCGCGACGCCCTCCGCCTGTCCTACGCCGCCTCGTCGACCACCCTCCGCGCCGCCGTCGACCGCCTCGCCGACGCCTGGGAGGAGCACAACCGAAGACGCGGAGCCGGGACGCCGTGA
- a CDS encoding ArnT family glycosyltransferase encodes MAAGDKPAWGYVDQPPPSPLMARASTAVFGDSPSGLRVAATLAGAATVLLAALIARELGGAARVQALAAGCAAVSGYVLVVGHMVSTSSFDLVAWGAITGIALRLPRTRDGRWWPLLGLAIGIGLFNKHLVVLLAAVLIAGPRDVLRGRGFLAGLLVVGLPALPTVLWQIDHDWPQLTVADGIREDDGGENRAMFPGRSRTHDRSPGRAQPYARARPHGVPAPRLRLCSSQASARRSTAARRVVDEAA; translated from the coding sequence ATGGCGGCGGGCGACAAACCGGCGTGGGGCTACGTCGACCAGCCCCCGCCGAGCCCGCTCATGGCCCGCGCGTCGACGGCGGTCTTCGGCGACTCCCCCAGCGGACTGCGCGTCGCGGCCACGCTCGCCGGCGCCGCGACCGTCCTGCTCGCCGCGCTCATCGCCCGCGAACTCGGCGGCGCGGCAAGGGTCCAGGCACTCGCGGCGGGCTGCGCCGCGGTGTCCGGGTACGTCCTGGTCGTCGGGCACATGGTGTCGACGTCGTCGTTCGACCTGGTCGCGTGGGGGGCGATCACGGGGATCGCCCTGCGCCTCCCGCGCACCCGCGACGGCCGGTGGTGGCCGCTCCTCGGCCTCGCGATCGGCATCGGCCTGTTCAACAAGCATCTCGTGGTGCTGCTCGCGGCGGTCCTCATCGCGGGTCCGCGCGACGTGCTGCGCGGCAGGGGGTTCCTCGCGGGCCTGCTGGTCGTCGGCCTTCCGGCCCTGCCCACCGTGCTGTGGCAAATCGACCACGACTGGCCGCAGTTGACGGTCGCGGACGGCATTCGGGAGGACGACGGCGGCGAGAACCGCGCGATGTTCCCCGGCCGGTCCCGCACGCACGACCGGTCGCCGGGTCGCGCACAGCCGTACGCCCGCGCCCGGCCTCACGGCGTCCCGGCTCCGCGTCTTCGGTTGTGCTCCTCCCAGGCGTCGGCGAGGCGGTCGACGGCGGCGCGGAGGGTGGTCGACGAGGCGGCGTAG